The segment AAATAGATTGATTAACGAAAAAAAATTGTTCTAAATAGGTTGTATCTTTTAAAAAAAACAGATAAGGTAAAGTTCGATATTTTTCTTGCTATCTGCATACAAAATGGGAGGGGCTGTTTATGGATGACAATTCTTCTGTTGATCTTAAAAATATAAAATTTCCTGATTTCAGAGGTAGTACAATCGCATGGATAGTTTTAGGAGTCTTTCTCATATTTTTTATCTCTTCTTCATTTTTTACGATTGAGCCTGAAGAAGTTGGTGTCATACTTCGTCTTGGTAAATACAACCGAACAGTTGAGCCGGGACTTCGTTTCAAGATTCCTCTTGGCATTGAAACAGTCTATAAAGTTCCAGTTCAAAGACAACTTAAAGAAGAATTTGGATTTCGAACATTGGAAGCAGGTGTCCGCACGAATTATTCAAGTGCTAATTATAAAGATGAATCCCTGATGTTAACAGGAGACCTAAATGCTGCTGTTGTGGAATGGATTGTCCAATATCGAATAAATGAACCGGAGAAGTTTCTATTTAAGGTGAGAAATGCGCGGCTTACCTTCAGAGATATGAATGAAGCAGTAATGCGTGAAATAATAGGTGACAGGTCAGTAAGTGAAGTGCTCACAATTGGCAGGCAGGAAATTGCAGATGCAGCTGCACAAAAGCTTCAAGAATTGTGCAATCAATATGAGTTGGGAATCAAAGTTGATCAAATAGTTCTTCAGGATGTCACACCCCCAGATGAAGTAAAACCGGCATTTAATGAGGTAAATGAGGCACAGCAGGAAAAAGAAAAGCTGATCAATCAGGCAAGAGCTGAATATAACCGTGTGATTCCTAAGGCAAGGGGACAGGCTGCAAAGCTGATTGAGGAAGCAAAAGGATATGCTCTTGAAAGAATTAATCAGGCGAAGGGGGACGCTTCACGATTCAACGCTGTTTATAAGGAATACTTGAAAGCGAAGGATGTGACGAGAGAAAGAATATACCTTGAAACAATGAATGAGATTATGAATAAAGTAGGACGCAAGCTGATTACTGATGAAAAAGCTTCAGGAATACTTCCTTTATTTGATTTTAGCAAGGAGGTAAAAAAATGAAGATTACCAGATTGCTGCCCTTATTAATTATTATCTTTGGATTAATTTTTCTGCTTTTTTCTTCTGCTTTCATTGTGAATGAGGCAGAACAGGTTATCATTACCCAATTTGGCAAACCTGTTGGAAGTCCTATTACCGAGCCGGGACTACATTTCAAGATACCTTGGATTCAAAAAACAAACTATTTTGATAAAAGGTTTTTAGAATGGGATGGATCCCCCAATCAAGTACCGACAAAAGATAAGCGGTTTATTTGGGTTGACAGCTACGCCCGATGGAGAATAGCAGATCCTTTGCTTTTTTTCCAGAGAGTGCGAGATGAAAGAGGCGCTCAGTCTCGCTTAGATGACATTATTGACGGAGGAATCAGGAATGCTATAGCCAATAGTGATCTTGTTGAGGTTATCCGCTCATCTAATAGGGTGCCAGCAGTGCAGGAAGACCTTACAGAAGGTGAAGAAGCTGAGGCTTTCCAAAAAATTGAATATGGACAGGAAAAGTTAACTCGGTCGATTATTGCAGATGCCGCTCCCCGTTTGGCAGAATTAGGCATTGAACTTCTTGATGTGAGATTCAAAAGGATTAATTATGTTGAAGAAGT is part of the Candidatus Schekmanbacteria bacterium genome and harbors:
- the hflK gene encoding FtsH protease activity modulator HflK, coding for MDDNSSVDLKNIKFPDFRGSTIAWIVLGVFLIFFISSSFFTIEPEEVGVILRLGKYNRTVEPGLRFKIPLGIETVYKVPVQRQLKEEFGFRTLEAGVRTNYSSANYKDESLMLTGDLNAAVVEWIVQYRINEPEKFLFKVRNARLTFRDMNEAVMREIIGDRSVSEVLTIGRQEIADAAAQKLQELCNQYELGIKVDQIVLQDVTPPDEVKPAFNEVNEAQQEKEKLINQARAEYNRVIPKARGQAAKLIEEAKGYALERINQAKGDASRFNAVYKEYLKAKDVTRERIYLETMNEIMNKVGRKLITDEKASGILPLFDFSKEVKK
- the hflC gene encoding protease modulator HflC translates to MKITRLLPLLIIIFGLIFLLFSSAFIVNEAEQVIITQFGKPVGSPITEPGLHFKIPWIQKTNYFDKRFLEWDGSPNQVPTKDKRFIWVDSYARWRIADPLLFFQRVRDERGAQSRLDDIIDGGIRNAIANSDLVEVIRSSNRVPAVQEDLTEGEEAEAFQKIEYGQEKLTRSIIADAAPRLAELGIELLDVRFKRINYVEEVRKKIFERMISERKRIAEKFRSEGQGEASKILGDKERELKRIQSEAYRKAQEIKGKADAEAAAIYAKVYNQSADSREFYRFIKTMETYKTTLSDKDFLLLSTESDFFRYLKRKK